One genomic segment of Plasmodium cynomolgi strain B DNA, chromosome 14, whole genome shotgun sequence includes these proteins:
- a CDS encoding clathrin heavy chain (putative) yields MYGIKHHCKGNFKTSYKNGMNFIFAGIPEGKEKEANSLSAYDIQNESFRLGNVSIEGDKFICVKENVNENTQVVVINLQNKISTRKYMKAESVIIHPNDPILALRGTIKNVNTIFLQVFNIETKEKICSLNLNEYMNYWKWINNDTIAIVCEKNVYHWNIDIHNSKKHKENYTLTKVFEKAQVFIDNNSQILYYATDKDMKWCILCGISTQDQGKSIDGYMQLYSCDKKLHQTIEGFIGCFGSFIFDNWEIKPLFCFIEKKKNSTVSRIHLMDIYTSKTEAGTMPYKIVKEINLINEHISDFPIYISLNTLQGVIYIVTKCSYVYIFDEGTLTQLVKEKISEDNIFTCCDSKNGEGIYAVNKKGKIYYITINYVNLINHIKLSNFDSKDKIIKNLCVKYGYPGCDYISAYKKCINEMDFKKASKIICLLKNTKTFEEYSSSIAEAVLIMTRKNVDIRIIPPLRTQQVLNSFKSMKNASGQLSPLLLYFSVLLEYDKLNTYESIELVKPVVLQKKKEYLEKWIKDDKLTCSEELGDLVKVLDLRLALNIYLRCGAHNKIISTYCLLNMFNNVLSYLNNFKQVSFDFVSIFIVIVNYESQYSNEKDASSSMTDISSSSKNEAMDFFNDGSNSTNDSRQGKGSNNEVAVQYVKFLCENNIPFDINNIIDYLLSKKKLQEATSILLDFLKDNKPEHKNLQTKLFEFNLYNNVQVAETLFQMDIFTYYDKNRIAYLCEEKGLFQRALENYTNLNDIKRVITKSSCFQKNTNMNHNMDGSIPNRGISIDWIKKYFSTLSDSVCQDILFDFMKGNKINMEVVISICVQYYNKIGIKKIINKFEENKNYEGIFYFVSSILTHLPNLTNKTTDQLSYGNMNDDTSSILLASDIGSQYSNAENSSSLKIEDVHFIMFKYIEACVKINNIQELDRICKDKNAKYNPEQIKNFLKDCKLSDPRPLIYVCDIHNYIEELAEYLYKNSLLKYIEVYVIKVNPNNAHKVIGVLLDLDASEDFLLNLLNNIKNISNIGNLIEIAEKRNRLKLLLPWLESRSNEGYENIELHNALAKIYIDLNKDPENFLKNNNFYDKKLIGKYCEDLDPHLAYTVYEKSNGECDEELIHITSKNGLFKLQAKYLVSRQSMELWIKVLDESNKYRKNVIDQVIGSTLIESNNADEITVTVKAFIEKKLSSELIELLEKIVLHNSEFSDNKNLQNLLILTAIKSDSKKVMEYINRLDSFSGPQIASVAYDYKLREEAFVIYKKFNCYTSAISVLLDKILQVNNKSAYPNEFSRASSSAYNESDQYVKQLGEGRSYGYQERADNLFGGSNEVSGALGESDSQDAQEPVLDAKSYEDDLNRAIEYAQKCNHNDVWFILGKAQLKINKIIDAIDSFVKSNNPEAYKEVIAKCKENNFYEHLITYLNTLRDQNLLKDVLVDSELLYAYAKLKKTTEMTKFIGCTNSANLQLIGDRLFKEQEYEVAKILYSNIPNNQKLTFCYLKLKEYSLAIEAAKKAKSLKTWKEVNFICVKYKQLKHAHTAGLQLIMHADHLDEIINIYEKKKYINELMSLLENGLNNERAHVGIYTELGILYAKYKPEKLMEFIRNYSNKMNTRKLIDVCQNEYLLKEAVYLYISYDEYNLAVDTIIKHSPTAYTPDTFMQVIHKVTNSDIIHKVIDFYIEEHPLNLYNLLKILENKIDNNRLVQTLKKSNNLPLIQKYLEDIQGQNITAVNETLNEIYLQNDDYISLRNSIDEYDNFNQTNLINKLENHKLSEMRRIAALLYKKNKKYKEAINLSKKEEQYKDAIEIARVSKNNSYVEDLINFFIEIKNKEALCACLIVCYDILKPDYVLEIVWTSGFRDQAMLYFIQVISDYTNQIDVMKKQIEDMQKEKKMNKSAPNDFAANSMSGQFTYSLNNHLSIMPPQNSYMSSSSQYDKYDMFNNNSHF; encoded by the exons ATGTACGGAATTAAACACCATTGCAAAGGG AATTTCAAAACgagttataaaaatgggatgaaC TTTATCTTCGCAGGCATTCcagaagggaaggaaaaagaagcca ATAGTCTGTCCGCGTATGACATCCAGAATGAGTCGTTTCGTCTAGGCAATGTATCCATCGAAGGAGACAAATTTATATGCGttaaagaaaatgtgaaCGAGAACACCCAAGTGGTGGTTATAAACCTGCAAAATAAGATAAGCACGCGGAAGTATATGAAAGCAGAGAGTGTCATTATTCACCCCAATGATCCCATATTAGCATTGAGAGGCAcgataaaaaatgtcaacaCGATATTTTTACAAGTTTTTAACATAgaaacgaaggaaaaaatatgctccttaaatttaaatgagTACATGAATTACTGGAAGTGGATAAATAATGACACCATTGCCATTGTCTGTGAGAAGAATGTATACCATTGGAACATAGACATCCACAATAGTAAGAAGCATAAGGAAAATTACACCTTGACGAAGGTTTTCGAGAAGGCACAAGTATTCATTGACAATAATTCTCAAATTTTATACTATGCCACAGATAAGGACATGAAATGGTGCATTTTGTGTGGCATATCTACACAGGATCAAGGAAAAAGCATCGATGGGTACATGCAACTTTACTCGTGTGATAAGAAGTTGCACCAAACGATTGAAGGATTTATAGGATGTTTTggatcatttatttttgataattgGGAGATAAAGCCGCTCTTCTGTTTCAtcgaaaagaagaaaaattctacTGTATCGAGAATTCACTTGATGGATATTTACACCAGTAAAACGGAAGCGGGCACCATGCcatacaaaattgtgaaggaAATTAATCTGATAAATGAGCACATTAGTGATTTCCCAATTTATATCAGCCTGAACACTTTGCAAGGGGTGATATACATTGTCACAAAGTGCAGctatgtgtacatatttgaTGAAGGCACACTAACCCAACttgtgaaggaaaaaattagcGAAGATAATATTTTCACCTGCTGTGatagcaaaaatggggaaggaatATACgcggtgaacaaaaaaggaaaaatttactACATCACCATTAACTACGTCAATTTAATAAACCACATTAAATTGTCCAACTTTGATAGTaaggataaaattataaaaaatttgtgcgTAAAATATGGGTACCCAGGGTGCGATTACATAAGTGCttacaaaaaatgcattaacgAAATGGATTTTAAGAAGGCCTCGAAAATTATATGCCTACTGAAGAACACCAAAACGTTTGAGGAATACTCCAGCTCAATTGCCGAAGCTGTTTTGATTATGAccagaaaaaatgtagacattAGAATTATCCCCCCCTTAAGAACACAGCAAGTACTGAACAGCTTCAAATCGATGAAGAACGCATCGGGACAGCTATCCCCGCTTCTTCTGTACTTTTCAGTTCTGCTCGAGTATGACAAATTGAACACGTACGAATCGATCGAGTTGGTGAAACCCgtcgttttgcaaaaaaagaaggagtacctggaaaaatggataaaGGATGACAAATTAACCTGCTCGGAAGAATTGGGAGACTTAGTCAAAGTGCTAGATTTGCGACTAGCGTTGAATATTTACCTGAGGTGTGGAGCacacaataaaataatttccacCTACTGCCTTCTTAACATGTTTAATAATGTCCTCAGCTATTTGAACAACTTTAAGCAGGTCTCTTTCGACTTTGTCAGCATATTTATTGTCATTGTGAATTACGAATCTCAGTACAGTAACGAGAAAGACGCGAGTTCGAGCATGACTGATATAAGTAGCTCCTCGAAGAACGAAGCGATGGATTTCTTCAACGATGGAAGTAATAGTACAAACGATAGCAGGCAGGGAAAAGGTAGTAACAACGAAGTGGCAGTACAGTACGTAAAATTTCTGTGCGAAAATAATATCCCATTTGATATCAACAATATTATTGACTATTTGTTGAGTAAGAAGAAGTTACAAGAAGCCACATCGATACTGCTGGACTTTCTGAAGGACAATAAACCGGagcataaaaatttacaaaccAAGTTGTTTGAATTTAACCTGTACAACAATGTACAAGTAGCAGAAACTCTATTCCAAATGGATATTTTTACCTACTATGATAAGAATAGAATAGCCTATTTGTGTGAAGAGAAGGGATTATTTCAGAGGGCCCTAGAAAACTACACCAATTTGAATGACATAAAAAGGGTGATCACCAAATCGTCGTGCTTTCAAAAGAACACAAATATGAATCACAATATGGACGGCTCTATCCCCAATAGAGGGATTTCCATCGACTGGATTAAGAAGTACTTTTCTACGTTAAGCGACAGTGTGTGTCAAGATATCCTGTTCGATTTCATgaaggggaacaaaataaatatggaGGTTGTCATTTCGATCTGCGTCCAGTACTATAACAAAATAGGTATcaagaaaattatcaacaAATTTGAGGAGAATAAGAACTACGAAGGAATTTTCTACTTCGTTAGTTCGATTCTGACCCATTTGCCAAATTTAACCAACAAAACGACGGACCAACTATCCTATGGAAACATGAACGATGATACTTCGTCCATTCTGCTAGCATCTGACATCGGATCGCAGTACAGCAACGCGGAAAATTCCTCCAGTCTGAAAATCGAAGATGTACATTTTATCATGTTTAAATATATTGAGGCGTGTGTCAAGATAAACAACATCCAAGAGTTAGACAGAATTTGTAAAgacaaaaatgcaaagtaCAACCcagaacaaattaaaaacttcTTAAAGGACTGCAAATTATCGGATCCCCGTCCACTCATATACGTGTGTGACATACATAACTATATTGAAGAGCTCGcggaatatttatataaaaatagctTGTTGAAATATATCGAAGTGTACGTAATTAAGGTTAATCCAAATAATGCTCACAAGGTGATCGGTGTACTCCTGGATCTGGACGCCTCGGAAGACTTCCTCCTCAATCTGTtgaacaatataaaaaatatttccaataTAGGAAATCTAATCGAAATAGCAGAAAAGAGGAATAGGTTAAAATTGCTGTTACCCTGGCTGGAAAGCAGATCCAATGAGGgatatgaaaatattgaacTGCATAACGCTTTGGCCAAAATATACATCGACTTGAATAAAGATCCAGAGAATTTCCTAAagaataacaatttttatgataaaaaattgataggAAAATATTGCGAAGATCTGGATCCCCATTTAGCCTATACCGTGTACGAGAAATCGAACGGAGAGTGCGACGAGGAATTAATCCATATAACCAGCAAAAATGGCTTATTCAAACTGCAAGCCAAATATTTAGTATCCAGACAGTCCATGGAATTGTGGATAAAGGTTCTAGATGAATCTAACAAGTATAGAAAAAACGTAATCGATCAGGTCATCGGCTCGACGTTGATCGAATCTAATAACGCAGATGAAATTACCGTAACGGTTAAAGCCTTTATTGAGAAAAAGCTAAGTAGCGAATTAATTGAGTTGCTAGAAAAAATCGTTTTGCATAACAGCGAATTTagtgataataaaaatttacaaaacttGCTAATCTTGACAGCCATCAAATCGGATTCGAAAAAAGTGATGGAATATATAAACCGACTTGACAGTTTTTCTGGTCCGCAAATTGCGTCCGTTGCGTATGACTATAAGCTGAGGGAGGAAGCCtttgttatttataaaaagttTAATTGTTACACGTCAGCCATCTCCGTGTTGTTAGATAAAATCCTGCAAGTGAATAATAAAAGCGCTTATCCAAATGAATTTTCGCGAGCGAGTTCTTCTGCCTACAACGAGAGTGACCAGTATGTGAAGCAGTTGGGAGAGGGAAGAAGCTACGGCTATCAAGAACGGGCGGACAATTTGTTCGGCGGCAGTAACGAGGTGAGCGGCGCGCTCGGTGAGTCTGATTCGCAGGATGCGCAGGAGCCTGTCTTAGATGCGAAAAGCTACGAAGATGACCTAAACAGAGCCATTGAATACGCACAAAAGTGCAACCACAACGATGTGTGGTTCATTCTAGGAAAGGCACaactaaaaataaacaaaattattgacGCCATAGACAGTTTCGTAAAATCGAACAATCCAGAAGCGTACAAAGAAGTTATAGCAAAATGCAAggagaataatttttacgaGCATTTAATAACGTATCTGAACACCCTGAGGGATCAAAATTTGCTAAAGGACGTGTTAGTAGATTCGGAGCTACTGTATGCCTAcgcgaaattgaaaaaaacaacagaaATGACTAAATTTATTGGCTGTACGAATTCAGCCAACTTGCAGCTAATAGGGGATAGACTGTTTAAAGAACAAGAGTATGAAGTGGCCAAAATATTGTACAGCAACATACCCAACAATCAGAAGCTAACCTTCTGTTATTTGAAGCTGAAGGAGTACTCGCTAGCCATAGAAGCAGCCAAAAAGGCGAAGAGTCTCAAAACGTGGAAAGAAGTAAACTTTATTTGTGTTAAGTACAAGCAGCTAAAGCATGCACACACGGCAGGACTCCAGTTAATCATGCATGCAGACCACCTGGACGAAATTATcaatatttatgaaaaaaaaaaatacataaacgAGTTAATGAGTCTACTGGAGAATGGACTAAACAATGAAAGAGCACACGTGGGAATCTACACCGAGTTAGGAATCCTCTACGCCAAGTACAAACCGGAGAAGTTAATGGAATTCATAAGAAATTACtcaaacaaaatgaacacaaGGAAATTAATTGATGTTTGCCAAAATGAATACTTATTAAAAGAAGCTgtttatttgtacatatcATACGATGAGTACAACTTAGCAGTGGACACCATTATAAAACACTCGCCCACTGCCTACACACCAGACACCTTCATGCAAGTGATTCACAAAGTCACGAACAGTGACATCATACACAAAGTAATCGATTTTTATATAGAAGAGCACCCATtaaatttgtacaatttgttaaaaattttggaaaacaaaattgataacAATCGATTAGTACAAACGTTGAAGAAGTCCAACAATTTACCTCTCATACAAAAATATCTAGAAGATATCCAAGGGCAAAATATAACTGCTGTAAATGAAACGCTAAacgaaatttatttacaaaatgatgatTACATCAGTTTGAGGAACTCAATTGATGaatatgacaattttaacCAAACGAATTTAATCAACAAATTGGAGAATCACAAACTTTCAGAAATGAGAAGAATCGCAGCTCTGctttacaagaaaaataaaaaatataaagaagcTATTAATCTTTCTAAGAAAGAGGAACAGTATAAGGATGCAATCGAAATTGCAAGAGTGTCCAAGAATAATTCCTACGTGGAagatttaataaattttttcatcgaaattaaaaataaagaagcgTTGTGTGCATGCCTGATCGTTTGTTATGATATACTCAAGCCGGACTATGTATTAGAAATTGTGTGGACCAGCGGATTTAGGGACCAAGCCATGTTATACTTCATTCAAGTTATCAGCGATTACACCAATCAGATCGACGTCATGAAGAAACAAATCGAAGAcatgcagaaggagaagaagatgaaTAAATCTGCACCAAACGATTTTGCGGCCAACTCCATGTCTGGGCAATTCACCTACTCGCTCAACAACCACTTGTCCATCATGCCCCCTCAGAATAGCTACATGTCTAGCAGTTCCCAGTACGACAAGTATGACATGTTTAACAATAATTCGCACTTTTGA